In Quadrisphaera sp. DSM 44207, one DNA window encodes the following:
- a CDS encoding beta-ketoacyl-ACP synthase III, whose translation MTATTPATTPAITPATGSPHARLLGVGAYRPERVVTNEEVCQHIDSSDEWIRQRTGIETRRWADPETTVVDMSEVAAAEAVERAGLAPSDIDAVIVATVSHPYQTPSAAAILTHRIGATPAAAWDVSAGCAGFCHALAQANDLVRGGTARHVLVVGVDKLSDFTDLTDRSTAFLFADGAGAVVVGPSDTPGIGPTVWGSDGAQWETIKSRHSWLDVRASDEQVWPHLVQEGRSVFRWAVWAMAPVAQKAIDAAGITADQLQAFIPHQANMRIIDAMAKQLQLPAGVPIARDIAQAGNTSAASVPLAMHRMLAEGQAPSGGLALLIGYGAGLAYASQVVVLP comes from the coding sequence ATGACCGCGACCACCCCTGCGACCACCCCCGCGATCACCCCTGCGACCGGCTCGCCGCACGCGCGCCTGCTCGGCGTCGGCGCCTACCGCCCCGAGCGCGTCGTCACCAACGAGGAGGTGTGCCAGCACATCGACTCCAGCGACGAGTGGATCCGCCAGCGCACCGGCATCGAGACCCGCCGCTGGGCCGATCCCGAGACCACCGTGGTCGACATGTCCGAGGTCGCCGCGGCCGAGGCGGTCGAGCGCGCCGGGCTGGCCCCCAGCGACATCGACGCCGTCATCGTCGCCACGGTCTCCCACCCGTACCAGACGCCGTCAGCCGCCGCGATCCTCACGCACCGCATCGGCGCCACCCCGGCGGCCGCGTGGGACGTCTCCGCCGGCTGCGCCGGCTTCTGCCACGCCCTGGCGCAGGCCAACGACCTCGTGCGCGGCGGCACCGCCCGCCACGTCCTCGTCGTCGGGGTCGACAAGCTGTCCGACTTCACCGACCTCACCGACCGCTCCACGGCGTTCCTGTTCGCGGACGGCGCCGGCGCGGTCGTCGTCGGGCCCTCGGACACCCCGGGCATCGGCCCGACGGTGTGGGGCTCGGACGGCGCGCAGTGGGAGACGATCAAGAGCCGGCACTCCTGGCTGGACGTGCGCGCCAGCGACGAGCAGGTGTGGCCGCACCTGGTGCAGGAGGGCCGCTCGGTCTTCCGCTGGGCCGTGTGGGCCATGGCCCCGGTCGCGCAGAAGGCGATCGACGCCGCCGGCATCACCGCCGACCAGCTGCAGGCGTTCATCCCCCACCAGGCCAACATGCGCATCATCGACGCGATGGCCAAGCAGCTGCAGCTGCCCGCCGGCGTGCCGATCGCGCGCGACATCGCCCAGGCCGGCAACACCTCGGCGGCCTCCGTGCCGCTGGCGATGCACCGCATGCTCGCCGA
- a CDS encoding ACP S-malonyltransferase, with amino-acid sequence MEDVLVVVCPGQGAQAPGMLSPWLELPGARSQLQWLSAVCGLDLVAHGTTSDAATIRDTAVAQPLLVASGLVALRALLPSPEDVATAVSATAGHSVGEITAAVVAGVLTPEQALVLVRERGRAMAAAAAVTRTGMSAVVGGDPEEVEAAVARAGATAANRNGGGQVVAAGTLEQLAALAADPPARARVIPLQVAGAFHTEHMAPAVEVLERYAPAIAPADPRVLLLSNADGAVVADGAQVLRRVVAQVANPVRWDLCQETLAGLGVTGLVELVPGGTLTGLARRSLPGVEAVALRTPDDLDAARDLLARHGAPAPQRTGAPSPHHPGSPA; translated from the coding sequence GTGGAGGACGTGCTCGTCGTCGTCTGCCCTGGCCAGGGCGCCCAGGCCCCGGGGATGCTCTCGCCGTGGCTGGAGCTGCCCGGCGCGCGCTCCCAGCTGCAGTGGCTGTCCGCGGTCTGCGGCCTCGACCTGGTCGCCCACGGGACGACCTCGGACGCCGCGACCATCCGCGACACCGCCGTGGCCCAGCCGCTGCTCGTCGCGAGCGGCCTGGTGGCCCTGCGCGCCCTGCTGCCCTCCCCCGAGGACGTCGCGACCGCGGTGAGCGCGACCGCGGGGCACTCGGTGGGCGAGATCACGGCGGCGGTGGTCGCCGGCGTCCTGACCCCCGAGCAGGCCCTCGTGCTCGTGCGCGAGCGCGGCCGGGCGATGGCCGCCGCGGCCGCGGTCACCCGCACCGGCATGAGCGCCGTCGTCGGCGGCGACCCGGAGGAGGTCGAGGCGGCCGTCGCCCGCGCCGGCGCGACCGCGGCGAACCGCAACGGCGGGGGCCAGGTCGTCGCCGCCGGCACGCTCGAGCAGCTGGCCGCGCTCGCGGCCGACCCGCCGGCCCGCGCGCGCGTGATCCCCCTGCAGGTCGCCGGCGCCTTCCACACCGAGCACATGGCACCCGCCGTGGAGGTGCTGGAGCGCTACGCACCGGCGATCGCTCCCGCCGACCCGCGCGTGCTGCTGCTGTCCAACGCCGACGGCGCGGTCGTGGCCGACGGCGCGCAGGTGCTGCGCCGCGTGGTCGCCCAGGTGGCCAACCCGGTGCGCTGGGACCTGTGCCAGGAGACCCTCGCCGGGCTCGGGGTCACGGGGCTCGTGGAGCTGGTGCCGGGCGGCACCCTGACGGGCCTGGCGCGGCGGTCGCTGCCGGGCGTGGAGGCCGTGGCCCTGCGCACCCCCGACGACCTGGACGCCGCCCGGGACCTGCTGGCCCGGCACGGCGCCCCCGCACCCCAGCGCACCGGCGCGCCCAGCCCCCACCACCCCGGGAGCCCCGCATGA
- a CDS encoding CdaR family transcriptional regulator — protein sequence MSAQPPGAGPDEDALRRLQAGVGQLAGAALERLDETLPWYAAMGPQERSWVGLVAQAGISAFVAWYRSPERRPEVSADVFGTAPRELTRAVSLHQTLQLVRVVVDVVEDHVPVLAAPERRQDLREAVLRYSREVAFSAAEVYARAAEARGAWDARLEALVVDALVRGEADDSLAGRVTALGWRGSQEVVVVVGHRPPGGPEQVAAELRAAARAGATDALVGLQGERALVVLGAEDARAAAEALAPRFGPGPVVLGPPAPGLPAASRSARAALLGMTAARAWPEAPRPVAADDLLPERVLAGDASARRALADRVHAPLHAGAPVLLETLRTYLACGRGLEATARTLFVHPNTVRYRLRRIAEVTGWDATSAREAYVLQVGLAVGALAERAPRPADPTARPLAGSSKDHR from the coding sequence GTGTCAGCGCAGCCGCCCGGCGCCGGGCCGGACGAGGACGCGCTGCGCCGCCTGCAGGCCGGGGTGGGCCAGCTGGCCGGCGCGGCGCTGGAGCGCCTCGACGAGACGCTGCCCTGGTACGCGGCGATGGGGCCGCAGGAGCGCTCGTGGGTGGGGCTGGTCGCGCAGGCCGGCATCTCCGCGTTCGTCGCCTGGTACCGCTCGCCCGAGCGGCGCCCGGAGGTCTCGGCCGACGTCTTCGGCACGGCCCCGCGCGAGCTGACCCGCGCGGTCTCGCTGCACCAGACCCTGCAGCTGGTGCGCGTCGTCGTCGACGTCGTCGAGGACCACGTGCCGGTCCTGGCGGCGCCCGAGCGCCGGCAGGACCTGCGCGAGGCGGTGCTGCGGTACTCGCGCGAGGTCGCCTTCAGCGCCGCGGAGGTCTACGCGCGCGCCGCCGAGGCCCGGGGGGCGTGGGACGCGCGCCTGGAGGCCCTCGTCGTCGACGCCCTCGTGCGCGGGGAGGCCGACGACTCCCTGGCCGGCCGCGTGACGGCGCTGGGCTGGCGCGGCAGCCAGGAGGTCGTCGTCGTCGTCGGCCACCGGCCCCCGGGCGGGCCCGAGCAGGTCGCGGCCGAGCTGCGCGCCGCCGCCCGGGCCGGAGCGACCGACGCCCTGGTGGGGCTGCAGGGCGAGCGCGCGCTCGTCGTGCTCGGCGCGGAGGACGCGCGCGCGGCCGCCGAGGCGCTGGCGCCCCGCTTCGGCCCCGGCCCGGTCGTGCTCGGCCCGCCCGCTCCGGGGCTGCCCGCGGCCTCCCGCTCGGCGCGGGCGGCGCTGCTGGGCATGACGGCGGCGCGCGCGTGGCCGGAGGCCCCGCGGCCCGTGGCCGCCGACGACCTGCTGCCCGAGCGCGTGCTCGCCGGCGACGCCAGCGCGCGCCGCGCCCTGGCCGACCGCGTGCACGCGCCGCTGCACGCCGGCGCCCCGGTGCTGCTGGAGACGCTGCGCACCTACCTCGCGTGCGGGCGGGGCCTGGAGGCCACCGCGCGCACGCTCTTCGTGCATCCGAACACGGTGCGCTACCGCCTGCGCCGGATCGCGGAGGTCACCGGCTGGGACGCCACCTCCGCCCGGGAGGCGTACGTGCTCCAGGTGGGCCTGGCGGTCGGGGCGCTGGCGGAGCGGGCACCCCGACCGGCGGACCCGACAGCTCGTCCTTTGGCGGGTTCCTCCAAAGATCACCGCTGA